Genomic window (Thermodesulfobacteriota bacterium):
TGCTCCCCCGCCTACTATCACGCCGTGCTCGCTCTAGGGGATATGGCGGGAGCGGAGCTTATAAACAGGGACCTGATCGTAGGCTCCGGGAGATGAGCTTAACAGGGGCGCCGGTTTTTCACCTCCTTAAAACTGCTTTATAATAATGTACGCGTCCGCCCGGCGGTTGAACCGGACGATTATATCAAAGGAGGATGCATGCCATGAAGAGGATTATTCTGACGATTGCGCCCGCTTTGCTCATTACGATCGCGGCTCTAGGCAATATAGGAGGATGCTCGAGCGGCGAGACCTGCGATTTCAGGTTCAACGAGTTCTATAACGGCTCCTCCCAGGCGGCTCAGGATTCCGAGTGGTCCTGCGAAAACGGCGGCGTGGTCGTATTCACCATCGCTTTCTTCGGGGACGGCACAGGTACGAGGTCGGACGCGGGCAATTTCGCCTGGGATCAGACCAAGTGCAGGTCGCTCAACATCGATACGGAATCGGACGAGACCGCGACCCTCGACAACATAGAAGGGTTCGTGGACACTATAGGCAGTGATACGTTCGGGGAGCTCACGTTCGAGCAGACCTCCGAAGACCTGGGCGACATCACGGTCGTCTGCGACTACGTACAATTCGACTGATAAGGAGTTTACATGAAGAGGAGCGGGATTGCGTTCGTATTGCTGCTGATACTGAGTGTCGGCATTATGGCCGCTTACATAATACAGTGGCAGCAGGTCTCGGACGACGATATAGAGGCCGAGGAGCAGGCGGCCCGGAGCGCGGACGCGCAACCTGCCGCGGGGCAGGACGCGGCGAGCTCGGAGGAGGCCCTCGAGAAGAGCATAGAGAACACGCGTCACCTCCAGGACAAGCGGAAGAAGCTCATGGACGAGATGGTCGAGGGCGGGATCGCCGAGAGGATAGAGAACCCGGCGGGGGAGCCGTTCGTCTACGTGATGAGGCCGTTTTACGGGTTAAGCTTCGAGGAGCAGGCCTCGCTAATGAACGTCGTCTGGTCTTACTACATCACGGAGGACAGGAATTCGAAAGTAGTCACCATATACGACAACGACACCGGGCAGGAGGTCGGGAGCTATTCCCAGGCCGGGCTCAAGATGGCCGGGGAGTGAGGTGGGCGGGGGTGCGTGGATGTGAGGGGTTTATCATCGCGGCTGGAAGCCGCTCCTACGGGGTTTATAGCTCTTTTATGTAGGAGCGCCATCTTGGCGCGATTATTTAAATCGAAAAGACGAGATTCCCGATCAAGTCGGGAATGACAACATGAAAGACAAATCTTCCCTAACCTATTTTTGACTTAGCGACATTCAGCCTGAAGTTAATTTTCTTGTTGCCTTTGTTGTAATGGCGTCCGAATGCTTACTTGCTCGCATTCGTTCTTTTCCAAAGGATGGAATTAATAGCTAAAAGTGAGGGATAACATTTCCCCCTTTGAAAAAGGGGGATTCAGGGGGATTTAAAATAGGAAATGCAAAAACTAAATCCACCCTTTCCCTCCTTTACAAAAGGAGGGAATGAAAGAAAGCACCAAGGTGCGGGCCGCTTCAGTCTCAACTACTCCGCCTCCGGCGTAGCCGTCGGCATCCCCGGGCTCGCTGCCGGTGTCGGCGGCGGCGGAGGGCTCCCCTGCGTGATGAACTTCCCGAAGGCGAGGGGGCTCTCGCCTACCTTGATCGATGTCTCGACCTTGTTCTTCTCCGTGTCTATGACCGTGACCGTATCATCCCCGGAGTTGGCGACGTAGAGGAATTTCCCGTCGGGCGTGAGGTCAGCGCCCGATGCGAGAGGGCCCGCGGGAATCGTCGCCTTCACCTCGTAGTCGGACGTGTCTATGACCGTCACGTCGCTGCTCCCGGAATTGGCCGTGTAGACGAGCCTGCCGTCCCGGCTCACGACGACCCCCGACGGGAGCATCCCCGACTTTATCGTGCGTATTACCATATTGTCCGCGGTTCTTATAACGGATACGTCCCCGCTCGCGATATTCGTTACGTAAACGAACTGCCCGTCCGGGCTTACGACTATGCCCGAGGGCCTGTGCGCGCTCGGGACCGTGGCCTTCACCGTGTTCTCGGACGCGTCTATGACGGTGACCGTGTCGGCGTCGAAATTGGCCGTGTAGACGTATTTCCCGTCTGGCGTGACCGCGACACCGTCGGGCTTGCTCCCGACTGGCACCGATGCGACGACCTTGTTCTCCCCCGTGTCTATGACCGATACCGTGCCGCTCTTGAAGTTGGTCACGTATGCGCGCCTGCCGTCCGGGCTCACCGCCACGCACTGGGGCCTTTCACCGACCCGTATGGTAGCCGTGACCCGGTTGACCGACGTGTCGATGACGGAGAGGCTGTCGCCGAGATAGTTCGTGACATAGACATATCTCCCGTCCGCGCTCACGGCGACGCCCCTCGGCTCGTCCCCGGCCGCGACCGTCGCCACCACGGCGTTGGTCGCGGTGTCGATGACCGAGACCGTGTCGTCCATCTCGTTCGTGATGTAGGCGTAGGGAGCTGCAAGGGCGGCCCGCGCTATGAATAAGCAAAGGAGGCACAAGACCCATGTTTTCTTCATCTCTCTCACCTCCGCCGGGGGGGACTGCGGCAGGCACCCCGCACACCCTATAATACTACATTGCGCCCCGCATGAATACTGCATTTTTCAGGCGGGGGCGGGGGCTGACGTACGTGTTTATTGTGAGAGCGGGTCGGGAGGAATCGGCGGATTGAGCAGGGGAGCTGGAAGGAATCGTATACGAACGCGGATTCTGCGGCTCAGGACGGACGGTATAGGCTTTGTTCGCGGGTCGAGCACATATGCGACGGTAGAACCGGTTATCAGCGGAGATTCTCCGCTGCTTCAAACTTCGCGCGCGCGGATGTATAATGGATATGGGCGTTGGGCGATACTTGCGGATACATCACAGACGGCCCGGCAATGGGCCTCACCATCTTTACGGCGGATCCTGATATTCCATTCCGTAACTCCTTTCCGACATAGATGCGAATCCCCGAACGGAACTCCCTGCGCCGGAAATCCGTCATCGGAGCGGGCGCTTATGGAAAAGTTCACGAGCTTCGACGGGGTCGAGCTCGCGTATGAGGACTCCCGCGGGAAGGGGTTCCCCCTGATACTGCTCCACGGCTTCACCACATCGTCAGCCGCGGACTGGACGGATACCTGCGTGTATCCGGCCCTCGCCTCGAGCGGGCGGCGGGTGATAATGCTCGACCTGCGCGGGCACGGGGAGTCGGCCAAGCCCCACAGCGCGCAATCGTACTGCAACAGGGCGATGGCGAGGGACGTGCAGGCGCTCGCCCGGCACCTCGGCCTCTACGGATACGACCTCATGGGATACTCGATGGGGGCCAAGGTCGCGGTGGAGGCGGCGCTCATGTCCGAGCGGGTGAGGAAGCTCGTCCTCGTCGGGTTCGCAGTCTACGAGAGGGACTGGCAGTACAGCGAGGCGGAGCGGCTCTCGCGCATAAAGAACATGCTCAGCAGGAAGCCCGCTAAGGGCGACGCGTACAGGCTCACGGCCGAGCTTTACCACGGGGACAGGAAGGCGTTCGCGGCCAGGCTCGAAGGGGCGCTCCTGCCGGAATTCACGGGCAGGGACCTCATGAAGATAGATTCGCCCGTGCTCGTCGTGAACGGGCGCGACGACGAGGCCGACGCCCACAGGGCGGCCTCGTACTTCAGGCGCGGCAGCGCGGAGTCGATATGCGGCGACAGCCGCTCAGTGCTCTGGAACCGGGAGCTCCCCGGAATAGCGCTCGCGTTCCTCGGCTCGGGCGAAGAGGATTGAGCGGGGCTTTTCATTTTTCCGTCTTTAGTCCCGGCTCCGGTCGGCGATACGCGGCTGACATATACATCTATTCCGGGAGAAATGGGTTGGGCTTAAACCATAGACGAACCTCAACCCGTTCGTCCTTCGACCCTTCGACTTCGCTCAGGACAGGCTCGCAGATCAGTATTGTCCTTGCTCCGTTATTTGGCGAAAGCTGAGGAGTGACGGAGCAATCATATATGAGCGCAGATTCTGCGCCTCAGGATGAACGGGTTAGGATCAGATGCAGGTTAGTCAGATGAACCTTCCGTCACTTCTCTGCACCTACGATACTCTTATATTTATCCATGGCACTCCAGTCCCCGTTCGTGCTGAGCTTGTCGAAGCACGGTTGTTCAGGGCAATGCGAGGGAAGCTGAGGATGTGCGGGCAGCCGTCCCCTATTTTCAAATCCCGCTCCGCCGCCATATTTCTCTCCCGCATTCTGATATATAATTGATGTAACTTTCCCGGGGCTGCCTTTGCTTCGGGGGAGTAATACCATCATATGCCTAATACCATCTGAAGGAGGATGCAGGCCATGAGGAAATTTCTATTATCGTCAGCCGCGCTCGCGGTTCTTGTCGCGGCCGTTTCGCTCGGGAACATAGGGGGGTGCGGGGGCGACAACTTGTGCAATTTCGGCATATCCAGCATTTATAACGGCGGCAGCTTCGCAAGCCAGGACTCCGAGTGGGAGTGCAGGACGGGAGGGGTAGTCGAGTACACGATAGCCTTCTTCGCCGACGGCACGGGGACGCGCTCCGACATAGGGGACTTCGTCTGGGAGCAGACCGAATGCAAGCAGCTCGAGTTCTCTGCCGACTCGGGGGATTTCGCGACGCTCAAGGGGCTCCAGGTCACGGGCGGAATCATAGGCGGGGAAGAGTTCGGGCAGATGAAGTTCAACCAGGTCTCGGACGACCTCGGGAACTTCGGATACACCTGCGAGCTGATTGTTTTCTAGCACGGGCGCCAGGATTAATATAATTTCCCTCCACTAGTTGGGTGGAGGTGTACCTTACTGTAGGAGCGCCATCTTGGCGCGATAATCAGATTTAATCGCGGCTGGAAGCCGCTCCTACAATAAAAATTCTCACGAGTGTCTTCCAGCCGCGGCCTGCCCCGCTCCGTCTCTCTCATCGCCCCCTTACCCTGTCTTTGCGAGCGCAACGAACGGATGTGAGCGAAGCGCGGCAATCTCATCATTTGCGGTTAATTGCCTCCTTCTTCTAAGACGGAATTGAAGACAGATACGGGGATTATTATTGTCGGTCGGCCAAAAGATCTGGATGGAATCGTAGAAGCACACATTATGTGTTTGAGTTAATGCGCCGGGAGGGGTAAATTTGTTGTCGCGGGATGCCGCGCCTCGGGCGATTCGTCCGGGGCGGGCGGGGGTATTAACGAACCGGAGCGCACTGTTACATGGAAATCATCATAGCCTGGCTCACGATCGCATCCCTCATCATGATTGTAGTCGGGCTGATAGACCCGGCGATCGCGCTGCCCTGGTCGAGGGAAAAGACCAGGAAGAGGGCGGCGATGGTATACGGCTACGCGTTCTTCGCGATGGTCGCGCTCAGCATCGTGTTCTTCCCGCGCACCAACCTCGAGAGCAGGCTCTACGCCCTTTTCTTCCTCTGCATCGCCGCGCTCGCCGCGGGGCTTGCGCACCCGAGGCTCGTGCTCCCGTGGGCAAGGGAAGCCACCCGGAGCGGGGTGCTCCTGTTCTATCTCCCCCCCGCCGTGCTCCTCATAGCGGCGATGGTATACGCGAACGCATCGCGGCAGGTGGACCCCAGGTACTACGTTCCGCCCGCCGAGTTGAGCGCCGCCGACCCGGTGAGGACGCTCAAATACAGGGCCGCCGCCGAGCTCAAGGGGCAGAACAACATAGGGCTCGACCGTGTGCGCAAGATTGAGGTGACGGAAGCGCCGGGAGGCGGGTACGAAGTGCTCGTCGAGTTCAACATCGACGACGTGATGCTGCCCTCGTTTTTCAGGATAAAGGCCGAGTCCGATATGACGAAGGTGTACAAGGCGCTCTACACGTCCGGGTACGACGTGAAGGACGCGACAGTAACGGCCTTCTTCCCGGCCGGGTACAGGGAGAGGGAGGAGCCGACGCCCCCCGTGCCCGTGCTCACCACGTCGCTTAACGCGGCGCAGGCTTCGAAGATCGACTGGGGCGGGAACGTCTACGAGCTCGAGGCCGAAGTCCTTCCCAAAACGTGGAAGACCATTTACAGGCGCGAGGGTTTCCAGTGATTTTTTCGGCCGCGCGCTCTGGATAAGGGTTTAATTTCCATTATAATAATCCCCGATTCAAGAGAAGCGGTCCCTGATATAACCAAAACCGGAGGTCGGATAAGCGGTGATTTATTTAAAGATAATCGCGGCTCTGCTCATCGTTGCGTTCATAGGTATCCAGTTCGTTCCCGTAGAGAGGTCGAACCCGCCTGTTGCGGGCGAGATAGACGCGCCCGCACAGGTGAAGGAGCTCATGAGGCGCTCCTGCTACGACTGCCATTCGAACGAGACCGTGTGGCCGTGGTACTCGTACATCGCGCCCGCGTCCTGGCTCCTCGCCGACGACGTTACGGAAGGGAGGGCGGAGCTCAACTTCTCCGAGTGGAACGGGTACGACGAGAAGATGAAGCAGAAGAAGATAAAGGAGACGTGGGAGGAAGTCGGGGAAGGAGAGATGCCGCAGTGGTACTACATTCTCATGCACCCCGAGGCCAGGCTGTCGGAGGCCGACAAGAAGACGCTGCAAGAGTGGACCGCAGCGCGGGGGAAGTAGGGCACACAATGTGTGCTCATGGATGATAATTCCGCACCTCACCAGCCTAAGCCAGCTATCACAACAATTTCGTCTTGCGCTTTTATTCCCTCCTTTGGAAAAGGAGGGTTAGGGAGGATTTTCTTTTCTTATTTTAAATCCCCATATTTAATTTAACCGAGTGAGGCACTTCGGCCAAGATGCTGACTTGCTTTCAGCCAGCTGCGACCAATTCCTCTTATTTTGACTTCAGGAAAATCTGCACGGGGGAACCTAAGCGTCATTGCATTTAGCCCTGACCGACCAATTCTTCGCTTGCTCAGAATTGTTGCTCGGAATTGTTCCCCCTTTTTCTAAGGGGGAAATAAATAGCATACTTAGGACGAACGGTGATTTGTTGTCGCGGCTGGAAGCCGCTCCTACAAATTTAAAAACGAGATCCTGAAACAATCCTGAAACGATCCCGGATCACGTCCGGGACATGGTTCAGGACATGGTTCAGGACGACAATAAACCAAATTCGCCCCTTCCTCTTACCCTCTTCCTCCGGCGCGGGGGAAGTAGGGCACACAATGTGTGCTCATGGATGATTTATCCCCTCTTTCTTAACCTGGATCGGCAATAGCGACGATTTCGTCTTGCGTTTTTATTCCCTCCTTAGAAAAAGGAGGGGTAGGGAGGATTTAGTTTTGCCCGTTCGTCCAATTTTTTATCCCCTCGCCCCAGCGTGGAACGAAGGCGAACAAGTGAGCATTCGGTCGCCTTTGAACAGAGACTATGAAGCACATCAACTTCAGGCTCAATTTTGTGAATACCATTATGCGGGATTTCCGTCAGAAATCTGACTGAAAAGGGGGATCCCGGGGGCTTGACATTCTGTTGACTATACGGCCTGAAAGTTTTATAATTTTATCGATCCAGCGAAGTCTCCTGTTAGTTATGTGGCAGAGATGAGTGACGGCCGGTCGCCGACACTAATTGGGAAGGGCGGGCCACATATAACCTAAGCGACCGTTCAAACTGAACGCCTTGACAGCGGTGATGCCCTATCAAACCTTTTTTTGAGACGCACTGAGGGGAGGACCGGCAAATGACCGATCAATGGCTTTTCAAGAGCGAAACCTACGATAACTGCAATTGCGCTGTGAATTGCGGCTGCCAGTTCAACTTGCCCAGCACCCACGGCTATTGCCAGTCGGCCTTCGTCGGTAACATCGTCGAAGGCAACTTCAACGATACGCCGCTCGCGGGGCTGAATTGGGCGGCGCTGTACAAGTGGCCTGGCGAGATCAAGGATGGAAACGGCAAACGCCAGATTGTTATCGACGAACGTGCGGATGATGCTCAACGGGCCGCACTTGAAACGATTATCTCGGGCGGGGCGTGCAAACCCTTGAGCAATTTGTTCGCCGTATTCGCGTCCACATGCTCGGAATTTTGCGAGACATTGTTCCTGCCGATCGGTCTCGAAGCGAACCTGGAGCTCAGGACCGCAAGGGTCGATATACCGGGCATCATGCGGAGCAGCGGCAGACCGATAATCAACGAGTTTAATGGCGAGCCGTTCCACATTGCGCTGGCGCGTCCCAGCGGCAGTTTCGAGTTTACCTATGCAGAAATCGGTCAAGGCACGACCTCGGTGACGGGTGATATGGAGATGGCGTACGAAGATTCATGGGCGCATTTTTGTATTCACCACTTCAATCAGGATGGGTTGGTCCGCAAAAGATCGAGGCTCACAGCATGGCTAGGCGCATGAATCCGGACTCCCGTCAATGACGGCAGTGGGGCAGAAGCAGACGCCACAGTGGTGGAATAGTCGCGTATCGTGGTTCTACGTTCAGGATATTCAGCCCGTGCCGTGCCACACCCGGCGTATCTTGGACGCCAGTGATCGTTCGTATGCTCAGCTGAATCGCAGCGATGACCCTTGGAGGTGAAACAAATGCCTGACCAGTGGGAATTCAAAAGCCATACCTACGACAACTGCAATTGTTCTGTGAGCTGCGGCTGTCAATTCAACGAGCCTACGACACATGGCAATTGTCAGTTCGCCTATGTCGGCTCCATCGTCGAAGGGCATTTCAACGACACGCCGCTCGCGGGCCTGAATTGGGCGCTGATTTGCAAATTCCCCGGCGAGATTGCGGAGGGAAACGGCAAGCGCCAGATCGTGATCGACGAGAGAGCAGACGACGCTCAACGTAGGGCTCTCGAGACAATCATCTCGGGCAAGGCGTGCAAACCCCTCAGCAATCATTTCTCGGTCTTCGGTTCCTTATGCACGGAGTTTTTCCAGACGCTGTTTCTGCCGATCGGACTGGAGGTAGACCTTGAGGGCAGAGCGGCTAAGGTCGACATTCCCGGTGTCGTAACTAGTGTCGCCCGACCGATCATCAACGAGTTCAATGGCGAGCCATTCCACATTGCAATCGCACGCCCGAGCGGCAGCTTCGAGTTTACCTACGCGGAAATCGGACGAGGCACGACCTCGGTGACGGGCGACCTGGAGATGGCGTTCGAAGATTCCTGGGCGATGTTTTGCGTGCATCACTACAATCAGGACGGCTTGATCCGCAAAAGATCAAGGCTCACAGCATGGCTTGACACTTGAGTCTGCACTCGCTTGAAAAACCCGACAGCATGACGTGTTTTCTCACTCAGACGAAGCGTTCTCCTGTGAGTTCTACTGACGTACCTGAGGCGGTCCTTCGTCGAGACCGGCAAGCGACAACCCTTGGGGAACGGGTACGACGATAAGAAGAAGCAGAAGAAGATAAAGAGATATGGGAGGAAGTGGAGGAAGGCGAGATGCCGCAGTGGTACTACATTTTCATACGCCCCGAGGCCAGGCTGTCGTAGGCCCAAAAGAAGACGCTCCGCGACTGGACCGCAGCGTTGGGGAAGTAGGGGGAGGGGAGAAAAATCATTTTTCCCCCTTTCGTAAAGGGGAACAATTCCGACAAATCGGAGGAATTGGTCGGAGATGATTGAAGCCAAAGAAATTTCTTAACTTGAGCGATACAGTGGTTGAACCAAATTCAGGGGGATTTGAATAATGAAAAGAAAAATCCACCCTAACCCTCCTTTACAAAGGAGGGAATTAAAAGATGAAATTACTGCTCACTATAACTTAATATACTGCTTTACTCTTGAAAGTTAACACCCTGTCCTGCTTGGCTCTTCACCCGGTTTTAGCAAGCCCCCGGTAACCGGGGAAAGCAGTTTCAAACTGCATTGCATAATATCCGTTAGTTTGATCGGGCCATTTAAACGTAAGCCCAAACACGAAGGGCTTGCAATTACCTCAACAAAAACAAATTAAGAGCATTAGAATTAGTATCGGAGAATTATGTTATGGGCCGGTATTGCGCATGAGGCCTGCGGGTACATGAATATCTTCATGAGATTAAGGAAGTCGATTGTTTTGTTATTTCTATCGTTTGCAGTCGGCGCATCGTACGCCGATCCGGTTTTTGCTCAACCCAAATGCAGCGGTCTCGAAGCCACGATCACAGGCACGCCCGGTAATGACGTGATTAACGGTACGCCCGGTCCGGATGTAATCGCCGGACTCGCCGGGAACGATGTGATCAGGGGCCTCGGGGGCGACGACGTGATATGCGGGGGATCGGGTAATGATTTAATCGTGGGCGGAGCCGGAAACGATCAGCTTTTCGGGGAATCAGGGGCCGATACTTTAAGAGGCAAGGCCGGCAACGATACGTTGAGAGGCGGCATTGGAAACGATTTCCTAAACGGCGGTCCCGATATGGACGATTGCCTGGACGATACGGGATTACGCGCCGTCACGAGTTGTGAAGAGCGCGACGCGGCCGTAATGCTCGGTCTGATCAATAAAGCGCGGGCGGAAGGAAGGAACTGCGGCGATACGTTTTTCCCCGCGGCTCCCCCGCTCAACTGGGACGACAGGGTTGCGGCGGCGGCACTCGGCCACTCGACCGATATGGCCGGGACCAATTTTTTCGGACACGTGGGCTCCGACGGCTCGGACCCGGGGGACAGGCTTATGAACGAGGGCTATGACACGATGCTCTGGGGGGAGAATATCGCGGTCGGGTACGATCGCGAGGCCGCTGTCATGGACGCATGGCTCAAATCCCCCGATCACTGTGCTAACATAATGGACCCTTCTTATGAAGACGTCGGGGTCGGGTCTGCCAAGGGCAAGTTCGCGGGCAATACGGAAACGTACTGGACTCTGGACCTTGCGGCCGAGATACGGTGATCTGTCTCCATACACTTGGCATGGTTATGGCAGGGAGGTTTCGGGATTCCTACCATCTGTCATGCTGAACCATGTCCTGAATTTATTTCAGGATTGTTTCAGCATCTAAAATTCTTTTAATATATTCGCATGTTCCGTTCATATATTTACATTATGAGCAATAAAAAGTTCACAACACTTTATATAGGAGTAACAAATGATCTGGAAAGGAGGGTGCTGGAACATAAGCTGGGAACAGGCTCGGATTTTACAACGAGATATAAATTGGATCGGCTGATTTATTTCGAGGAAGGCGTAAGGATAGAGGATGCAATTGCCAGAGAGAAGCAGTTAAAGAGATGGCACCGCGAATGGAAGTGGAACTTGATAAAATCCATGAACCCCACGCTTGAGGATTTATCGAAGGGTTGGTATGACGATGAACTGCTTAAAAAACGAGATGCTGAATAGATCCTGAAACTAGTTCAGGACATGGTTCAGCATGACAATAAACCAAAATCCCCCCATTCCTCTATGCCTGGTTCCTCCGGCAGCCGGATTCATAGCGCCAACCCCCCCCGCCACGCAGCCCCGACGCTTGTTTTAAAATCCAAAATTATGTTGTATATTCAATTATATTTGTTTTAGACTTTGATTGCTTTAACGCGTTTGCTGAAAGTATTATCATGACAATTATGGATGGCAGCCGGCGCTTATAGCTGCTTTACGCTGGGCGGATAATACGGATCAAGCAAATATCATCTTGAATGGAGGATTCAAAATGGTTAAGCAATCGATTCGGTTTTTCACGTACTCCTGGATAATTTCAGCCGCCCTGCTCGCAATGATCGGCTGGTCGTCGAGCGCCTCGGCGGGCGTTGCTATCCCCGTCGTTTGGGATGAATTCGCCGTTACGGAGGGTAACCTCGCAAGGTCTACCGTGAATCTCCTCAATGTCTCGGGACCGGGTCTTGAAATCGTTGACCTGTCCGGGCCTGACTTCGCGGCGGCCCCGCTTTCGTCCAACACGGTCGTCGTGGAATACGACGTGCTGTCGGATTGGACGGCGACGTTCGACCCGCCGGTAGAGAACCTCCTGCTCTACATAATATTCTGGCGAGGGATTGCCGGCGGACCCGACCCCGTCACGTATCAATTCGATCAATCGTTTACTGTGCTCTCCGGCCTGGGCGGCACGACGGTCTCTAACGGCAACACGTTGCTCTCTATACCGGGAAGCTTCTTCGCAAACGGGATACTCCAGTTCTCGGGCCCCGTGAGCTCGCTTTCTGTCTTAACGAATGGAAACAATAATAGCTCTCAGGTGCTCACGTTCGGCGTATTCAGTTCCGATATACCACCAACCAATATCCCGACCCTCTCCGAGTGGGGTCTGATGGCGATGGCCGCCGTCCTCGGCATTGCAGGATTCATGGCTGTTAGGAGAAGGAAGGTGACGGCTTAAATCCTACACTGGCAATAAGACCCTCCACGACCGGACCGCAACGTGGGGGAAGTAGGCGCACAATGTGTGCCCGATTCTGTAATGTCGGGTGGAAAACAAAGGCGAGATTGCCGCGCTACGCTCGCAATGACAAATTATTATAAGCACGTTCGCCCTGAGGAGTTCCGGAAGAATCGTAGAAACACACATTGTGTGTATGAAATCCTACATCTCTGTCTGTCCGAAATCCGGCAGAAAAAACCGCTTTGACCCCGGCACCCGTCATTTATACTTGTAACTGCGTGTGCTCGTTCTGAATTCGGCAGACC
Coding sequences:
- a CDS encoding cytochrome D1 domain-containing protein; the encoded protein is MKKTWVLCLLCLFIARAALAAPYAYITNEMDDTVSVIDTATNAVVATVAAGDEPRGVAVSADGRYVYVTNYLGDSLSVIDTSVNRVTATIRVGERPQCVAVSPDGRRAYVTNFKSGTVSVIDTGENKVVASVPVGSKPDGVAVTPDGKYVYTANFDADTVTVIDASENTVKATVPSAHRPSGIVVSPDGQFVYVTNIASGDVSVIRTADNMVIRTIKSGMLPSGVVVSRDGRLVYTANSGSSDVTVIDTSDYEVKATIPAGPLASGADLTPDGKFLYVANSGDDTVTVIDTEKNKVETSIKVGESPLAFGKFITQGSPPPPPTPAASPGMPTATPEAE
- a CDS encoding alpha/beta hydrolase translates to MEKFTSFDGVELAYEDSRGKGFPLILLHGFTTSSAADWTDTCVYPALASSGRRVIMLDLRGHGESAKPHSAQSYCNRAMARDVQALARHLGLYGYDLMGYSMGAKVAVEAALMSERVRKLVLVGFAVYERDWQYSEAERLSRIKNMLSRKPAKGDAYRLTAELYHGDRKAFAARLEGALLPEFTGRDLMKIDSPVLVVNGRDDEADAHRAASYFRRGSAESICGDSRSVLWNRELPGIALAFLGSGEED
- a CDS encoding heme-binding domain-containing protein encodes the protein MIYLKIIAALLIVAFIGIQFVPVERSNPPVAGEIDAPAQVKELMRRSCYDCHSNETVWPWYSYIAPASWLLADDVTEGRAELNFSEWNGYDEKMKQKKIKETWEEVGEGEMPQWYYILMHPEARLSEADKKTLQEWTAARGK
- a CDS encoding DUF1326 domain-containing protein, translating into MTDQWLFKSETYDNCNCAVNCGCQFNLPSTHGYCQSAFVGNIVEGNFNDTPLAGLNWAALYKWPGEIKDGNGKRQIVIDERADDAQRAALETIISGGACKPLSNLFAVFASTCSEFCETLFLPIGLEANLELRTARVDIPGIMRSSGRPIINEFNGEPFHIALARPSGSFEFTYAEIGQGTTSVTGDMEMAYEDSWAHFCIHHFNQDGLVRKRSRLTAWLGA
- a CDS encoding DUF1326 domain-containing protein, which encodes MPDQWEFKSHTYDNCNCSVSCGCQFNEPTTHGNCQFAYVGSIVEGHFNDTPLAGLNWALICKFPGEIAEGNGKRQIVIDERADDAQRRALETIISGKACKPLSNHFSVFGSLCTEFFQTLFLPIGLEVDLEGRAAKVDIPGVVTSVARPIINEFNGEPFHIAIARPSGSFEFTYAEIGRGTTSVTGDLEMAFEDSWAMFCVHHYNQDGLIRKRSRLTAWLDT
- a CDS encoding CAP domain-containing protein, coding for MNIFMRLRKSIVLLFLSFAVGASYADPVFAQPKCSGLEATITGTPGNDVINGTPGPDVIAGLAGNDVIRGLGGDDVICGGSGNDLIVGGAGNDQLFGESGADTLRGKAGNDTLRGGIGNDFLNGGPDMDDCLDDTGLRAVTSCEERDAAVMLGLINKARAEGRNCGDTFFPAAPPLNWDDRVAAAALGHSTDMAGTNFFGHVGSDGSDPGDRLMNEGYDTMLWGENIAVGYDREAAVMDAWLKSPDHCANIMDPSYEDVGVGSAKGKFAGNTETYWTLDLAAEIR
- a CDS encoding GIY-YIG nuclease family protein, whose protein sequence is MFRSYIYIMSNKKFTTLYIGVTNDLERRVLEHKLGTGSDFTTRYKLDRLIYFEEGVRIEDAIAREKQLKRWHREWKWNLIKSMNPTLEDLSKGWYDDELLKKRDAE
- a CDS encoding IPTL-CTERM sorting domain-containing protein; protein product: MVKQSIRFFTYSWIISAALLAMIGWSSSASAGVAIPVVWDEFAVTEGNLARSTVNLLNVSGPGLEIVDLSGPDFAAAPLSSNTVVVEYDVLSDWTATFDPPVENLLLYIIFWRGIAGGPDPVTYQFDQSFTVLSGLGGTTVSNGNTLLSIPGSFFANGILQFSGPVSSLSVLTNGNNNSSQVLTFGVFSSDIPPTNIPTLSEWGLMAMAAVLGIAGFMAVRRRKVTA